A genomic stretch from Chitinophagaceae bacterium includes:
- a CDS encoding radical SAM protein, translating into MLDIKNLVRAYKIDGRYVWDMFHPSWPSAGFNRFYKSHLLELQPVTGNEQTIRRLLIAITKRCPLQCEHCSEAATLYNRDALTFDEFIEKIEPFVQKGVGQLIYSGGEPLSRFEDLLKFLAHFKERCNQWVYTSAYGLTFEKAQQLKKAGLDGAAISLDHHLEEGHNTFRGNKNSYYWVLEGIKNLHATGIFVAINVCPSRHYIDSGGIPKLIDLAKKLEVPVVNILEPRAVGNYQDKDVELHQSHKDYLQNLSNKYNFNREYFAYPTFLFPAGTRKKMPCGGGKFYALLDYDGTLFPCPFCKVKITAHQTEVALCKAE; encoded by the coding sequence ATGCTTGATATCAAAAACCTTGTTCGTGCTTATAAAATTGATGGCAGGTATGTATGGGATATGTTTCATCCATCCTGGCCATCTGCAGGTTTTAACAGGTTTTATAAAAGCCATTTACTCGAATTACAACCTGTTACCGGTAATGAGCAAACGATCAGGAGGCTGCTCATTGCCATCACCAAAAGATGTCCCCTGCAATGCGAACATTGCAGTGAAGCCGCAACACTGTATAACAGGGATGCCCTTACTTTCGATGAGTTTATTGAAAAAATTGAACCCTTTGTTCAAAAAGGTGTGGGCCAGTTAATCTACTCCGGTGGAGAACCATTAAGCCGCTTTGAAGATCTGTTGAAATTTCTGGCACATTTTAAAGAAAGATGCAACCAGTGGGTGTATACATCAGCGTATGGATTAACTTTTGAAAAAGCACAGCAGCTGAAAAAAGCCGGATTAGATGGTGCTGCCATCAGCCTTGATCATCATCTTGAAGAAGGACACAATACCTTCAGGGGTAATAAAAACTCCTATTACTGGGTTTTAGAGGGAATCAAAAACCTGCACGCTACAGGTATATTTGTTGCAATCAACGTATGTCCGTCCAGGCATTACATTGATTCGGGGGGTATACCAAAACTTATTGACTTAGCTAAAAAACTGGAAGTGCCGGTTGTAAATATTTTAGAACCGAGAGCGGTAGGCAATTACCAGGATAAAGATGTTGAACTGCATCAATCACACAAAGACTACCTGCAGAATTTAAGCAACAAATACAATTTTAACCGTGAATACTTTGCTTATCCAACCTTTTTGTTTCCGGCAGGTACAAGAAAAAAAATGCCATGTGGCGGGGGGAAATTTTATGCACTCTTAGATTATGACGGCACTTTATTTCCCTGCCCTTTCTGCAAAGTAAAAATAACTGCTCATCAAACTGAGGTTGCTTTATGTAAAGCAGAATAA
- a CDS encoding lecithin retinol acyltransferase family protein, whose translation MLDHFAVFLGYDNRNIPVFTANYTKGTKQIEHSELEQFLQNLEPQRIVRFEGNQIQRKKAVERALSKIGENNYSMLENNCEHYASYVQKGVSQSKQAESFKTGFESLGQAALVTFFIGAIVTLLDD comes from the coding sequence ATGCTGGATCACTTTGCCGTTTTCCTTGGTTATGACAACAGAAACATTCCGGTATTTACTGCTAATTATACTAAGGGGACAAAGCAAATTGAGCATTCAGAATTGGAGCAGTTTCTGCAAAATCTGGAGCCGCAACGAATTGTAAGATTTGAAGGAAATCAAATTCAGAGAAAGAAAGCGGTTGAACGTGCTCTTTCTAAAATCGGTGAAAATAACTATAGTATGCTGGAAAATAACTGTGAACATTATGCCTCCTATGTTCAAAAAGGAGTTTCTCAAAGCAAACAGGCAGAATCTTTTAAAACTGGTTTTGAATCGCTTGGCCAAGCAGCCTTAGTTACTTTTTTTATTGGGGCAATAGTTACATTGCTTGATGATTAA
- a CDS encoding RagB/SusD family nutrient uptake outer membrane protein — MHTKNYIRCIMLLLSVYLTACKKFVSIPSPQTQLETSALFENNQAAIAAVVGLYSQMMQTSVSLTNGGATVYPALSADELYNTSSSTDYDAFRSNEIQFASSLGLTRLWTFGFRNIYHINAVLEGLQASVSVTDSLKKQLRGEMLVTRALNYFYLVNLFGDLPLIQTTDFTLNQSLPRSASGKIYDLILSDLKEARDLLPVTYPAGSKTRPNKFTASALLARTYLYLQNWPLAEQYASEVISSNLYTLNPSLSNTFLAASPEPIWQISPVSSTINTAEGNTLIPSSATAKPALAITAWLLNAFETGDLRKTGWLKTNTVAGLPYTYPFKYKVRTAAPPYSEYYVIIRLAEMYFIRAEARVQQNDLANAVTDINSIRNRAGLANTVYNTQSSLLAAVMQERRIELMFEWGHRWLDLKRTSAAGTVLLPLKSPGWQSTDIFYPVLQYELDTNPFLIQTPGY; from the coding sequence ATGCACACAAAAAATTATATACGCTGCATCATGCTCTTATTGTCTGTATACCTTACAGCCTGTAAAAAATTTGTCAGCATTCCTTCTCCTCAAACCCAGCTCGAAACTTCTGCTTTGTTTGAAAACAACCAGGCAGCCATTGCAGCGGTTGTAGGTTTATACAGCCAGATGATGCAAACCTCTGTATCACTGACAAATGGAGGAGCAACAGTATATCCTGCCTTGTCTGCCGATGAATTATACAACACATCATCCAGTACAGATTATGATGCATTTCGTTCCAATGAAATACAGTTCGCTTCAAGCCTCGGCTTAACAAGGTTATGGACATTCGGCTTTCGCAACATCTATCACATCAATGCAGTACTCGAAGGGCTGCAGGCTTCGGTATCTGTAACAGATTCATTAAAGAAACAGTTGAGGGGCGAAATGCTGGTTACAAGGGCACTCAATTATTTTTATCTGGTTAATCTCTTTGGCGATCTGCCATTGATTCAAACAACAGACTTTACACTGAATCAGTCTTTACCACGTTCTGCTTCCGGTAAGATTTATGATCTCATTCTTTCCGATTTAAAAGAAGCAAGGGATCTGCTTCCGGTTACGTATCCAGCGGGTAGTAAAACAAGACCAAATAAATTCACTGCATCAGCACTTTTGGCAAGAACTTATTTATACTTGCAAAACTGGCCACTCGCAGAACAGTATGCATCAGAAGTTATCAGCAGTAATCTTTATACGCTCAATCCTTCATTAAGCAATACATTTCTGGCTGCATCTCCCGAACCCATCTGGCAGATCTCTCCTGTAAGCAGCACCATCAATACAGCCGAAGGCAATACATTGATTCCTTCATCTGCAACGGCAAAACCTGCATTGGCAATAACTGCCTGGTTACTGAATGCATTTGAAACAGGCGATCTGCGGAAAACAGGCTGGCTCAAAACAAATACCGTAGCCGGTCTGCCTTATACCTATCCCTTTAAATATAAAGTACGTACTGCTGCACCTCCTTACAGTGAATACTATGTAATCATTCGTTTGGCCGAAATGTATTTTATAAGAGCAGAAGCAAGGGTACAGCAGAACGATCTTGCAAATGCAGTTACGGATATCAATAGTATTCGCAACAGGGCAGGTCTTGCAAACACCGTATACAATACACAGTCTTCATTGCTTGCTGCAGTAATGCAGGAAAGAAGAATTGAACTCATGTTTGAGTGGGGTCATCGCTGGCTCGATTTAAAACGTACTTCTGCTGCCGGTACAGTATTGCTTCCGCTCAAATCTCCCGGCTGGCAGTCAACAGATATTTTTTATCCGGTACTGCAATATGAGTTAGACACAAACCCATTCCTCATACAAACTCCCGGTTACTGA
- a CDS encoding carboxypeptidase-like regulatory domain-containing protein translates to MKPTIWLLALLCPFLSMCQSITIKGTVINEEGAPVQGATILLKVSNRSTIADAAGRFAIPGTSAKDSITVSSHRLQTITEPNNERGLISITLKRRYTLLDETIIMAYGTTTRRYNTGSISKITTAELSSQPVSNPWPPCMAGVPGLLVTQNSGVTGSAISIQLRGQSSLDLSLSRNDPLMIIDGVPFESGNLPSNLLSSAANNPYTVAGTAPGGISPLNSINPTTLKAWKYSKMQMQQLYTEAGEPTGHPHYNQKKQKQAKQNSL, encoded by the coding sequence ATGAAACCAACCATTTGGCTCCTGGCCCTGCTATGCCCCTTCCTCAGCATGTGCCAGTCAATCACAATCAAGGGCACTGTTATCAATGAAGAAGGTGCTCCGGTTCAGGGTGCCACCATCTTGCTCAAAGTCTCAAACCGTTCAACCATCGCCGATGCAGCCGGTCGCTTCGCCATCCCGGGCACATCCGCCAAAGATTCCATCACCGTTTCCAGCCATCGGCTACAAACCATTACAGAACCAAACAATGAACGGGGTCTCATCAGCATCACACTTAAACGCAGGTACACCTTATTAGATGAAACCATCATCATGGCCTATGGAACCACAACAAGAAGATACAACACAGGCAGCATCTCTAAAATAACAACGGCCGAACTAAGCTCCCAGCCTGTGTCAAACCCCTGGCCGCCCTGCATGGCAGGGGTGCCGGGGCTTCTTGTAACACAAAACAGCGGGGTCACCGGTTCGGCCATCAGTATTCAGTTAAGGGGTCAGTCCTCCCTTGATCTTTCCCTCTCCCGCAACGATCCGCTCATGATTATCGACGGTGTTCCATTTGAATCAGGAAACCTCCCTTCCAATTTGCTAAGTTCAGCAGCAAACAATCCGTATACAGTGGCAGGTACTGCACCCGGTGGCATTAGCCCCTTAAACAGCATCAATCCAACGACATTGAAAGCATGGAAGTACTCAAAGATGCAGATGCAACAGCTATATACGGAAGCAGGGGAGCCAACGGGTCATCCTCATTACAACCAAAAAAAGCAAAAGCAGGCAAAGCAAAATTCTCTGTAA
- a CDS encoding helix-turn-helix transcriptional regulator produces the protein MKLFKTVYGVTIHQYILQQRIEMARQLLIDTDEPIKAIAVNTGFSNEKYFITMFKKKFLITPGVYRRQNKV, from the coding sequence ATGAAACTGTTTAAAACAGTTTACGGTGTAACTATACATCAATATATTTTACAGCAGCGAATTGAAATGGCGAGACAATTACTGATTGATACTGATGAACCCATTAAGGCCATTGCCGTGAATACAGGTTTTAGTAATGAAAAATATTTTATTACAATGTTTAAAAAAAAGTTTTTAATTACTCCGGGTGTTTACCGCAGACAAAACAAAGTATGA
- a CDS encoding TonB-dependent receptor, with protein sequence MHPENSTLAFSQFAAAARNNWILEPQLEYNKTMGKSKWQILLGATFQNRNYSSTSIQASGYTTDLLLYSMNAAAAITASNNRETYRYNAVFARINYNLQRKYIVNLSARRDGSSRFGPGNRFANFAAAGLAWIFSEESFVKNNISFLSFGKLRASYGITGNDQIGDYRFLNLWSSTTNPYQSIPGLRPSSLFNPFLEWEKNKKQNWQSNWASSITG encoded by the coding sequence TTGCACCCCGAAAACAGCACCCTCGCATTTTCACAGTTTGCAGCGGCAGCAAGAAATAACTGGATACTGGAACCGCAGTTAGAATACAATAAAACAATGGGTAAAAGCAAATGGCAAATACTTCTTGGCGCCACATTCCAGAACAGGAATTACAGCAGCACATCCATACAGGCCTCCGGTTACACAACCGACCTCTTGCTCTATTCCATGAATGCAGCAGCAGCAATCACTGCTTCCAATAACAGGGAAACCTACAGGTACAATGCAGTATTTGCAAGAATCAATTACAACCTGCAGCGAAAATATATTGTAAACCTCAGTGCCCGTCGGGATGGCTCAAGCCGCTTTGGTCCCGGCAACCGTTTTGCAAATTTTGCAGCAGCAGGCCTTGCATGGATTTTTTCAGAAGAATCCTTTGTAAAAAACAACATAAGCTTTCTCAGCTTTGGTAAGCTCAGGGCCAGTTATGGTATTACAGGAAATGATCAGATCGGCGATTACAGGTTTCTCAATTTATGGTCATCCACAACCAACCCTTACCAGAGTATTCCGGGTCTTCGTCCATCCAGCCTCTTCAATCCTTTTCTCGAATGGGAAAAAAATAAAAAGCAGAACTGGCAATCGAATTGGGCTTCCTCAATAACAGGATAA
- a CDS encoding redoxin domain-containing protein, with translation MSVGNVQCQQIKTGEQCPEFKIGSTLQYRDTVSLSDFRNKLLILDFWNTTCISCIKAFPKLDSIQKLFGNRVQIVLVNRESKDSTIAFFKNTNS, from the coding sequence TTGTCAGTTGGCAATGTTCAATGCCAGCAGATAAAAACAGGGGAACAATGTCCTGAGTTCAAAATAGGCAGCACACTTCAATACAGGGATACAGTAAGTTTATCTGATTTCAGAAACAAACTGCTCATACTTGATTTCTGGAACACAACCTGTATTTCCTGCATCAAAGCGTTTCCAAAACTCGATTCAATACAGAAACTCTTCGGCAACAGGGTGCAGATCGTATTGGTGAACAGGGAGTCAAAAGATTCTACAATCGCATTCTTTAAAAACACAAACAGCTGA